In one window of Duganella dendranthematis DNA:
- a CDS encoding SMP-30/gluconolactonase/LRE family protein, giving the protein MNVATHAATPVASTPGIMLIRVGQAGCALRWDAVQQCWRWPDPVGSQLYAWPAPPAMPSGVRLHESACVMVCCSSGRVLLGLGKRLGMLELPQPGQPVRTLQAQVLITIDAAEPRTAISDGCTDRDGNFVFGTANTAQDQRPIGSFYQYSQRYGLRRLALPAVVKAASIAFSPDGRTMIFADATRGELMQCDYDAERAKVGGMRTFSQLVERGAGAAIADSKGNIWSVQGGVLVQYDSAGEVLRQISLAREAVASVAFGGEGLRQLLVLGAQGGLYGLPPDVAKGLARGVADSLFIDSGSASIPVSRT; this is encoded by the coding sequence ATGAATGTAGCCACCCATGCAGCCACCCCGGTCGCCTCCACGCCCGGCATCATGCTGATCCGGGTGGGGCAGGCCGGCTGCGCGCTGCGTTGGGATGCTGTACAGCAATGTTGGCGCTGGCCCGATCCGGTGGGCAGCCAATTGTATGCATGGCCGGCGCCGCCCGCCATGCCGAGCGGCGTCCGCCTGCACGAGAGCGCCTGCGTGATGGTCTGTTGCAGCTCCGGCCGCGTGCTGCTGGGACTGGGCAAGCGGCTCGGCATGCTGGAATTGCCGCAGCCGGGCCAGCCGGTGCGCACCTTGCAGGCCCAAGTGCTGATCACCATCGACGCGGCCGAACCGCGCACCGCCATCAGCGACGGTTGCACCGACCGCGACGGCAATTTCGTGTTCGGCACCGCCAACACGGCGCAGGACCAGCGGCCGATTGGCAGTTTTTACCAGTATTCGCAGCGCTACGGTTTGCGCCGGCTGGCTTTGCCGGCAGTGGTGAAGGCCGCCAGCATCGCATTCAGCCCGGATGGCCGCACGATGATCTTTGCCGACGCCACCCGCGGCGAGTTGATGCAATGCGACTACGATGCCGAGCGGGCCAAGGTTGGCGGAATGAGAACTTTTTCGCAACTGGTCGAGCGCGGCGCCGGCGCCGCCATTGCTGATAGTAAAGGCAACATCTGGAGCGTGCAGGGCGGCGTGCTGGTGCAGTACGACAGCGCCGGCGAAGTCTTGCGGCAGATTTCGCTGGCGCGCGAGGCCGTCGCCTCGGTGGCGTTTGGCGGCGAAGGCCTGCGGCAATTGCTGGTGCTTGGCGCGCAGGGCGGCCTGTACGGCTTGCCGCCCGATGTGGCCAAGGGACTGGCGCGGGGCGTCGCCGACAGCCTGTTTATTGATAGCGGTAGCGCTTCCATACCGGTTTCCCGCACGTGA
- the galA gene encoding beta-galactosidase GalA, giving the protein MLLLMACVNVNAATRERLSLDRGWLFHQGDIVQPPIVGHEESYSNAKAGSAGGAAGNEYDDSDWRRLDLPHDWAVEGPFDPKANVAQGYRPRGIGWYRRYLQVDPADRGKHFELQFDAIATHATVWVNGNVVSRNWSGYNASYIDITPFLRYGDAMNTIAIRVDAEAMEGWWYEGAGMYRHSWLVKRNPVHVVTDGVHATPRLVKDKQWSIPVEVTLNNSGKAASDVIVEVTLYDAAGKQVAQRTAPARVGVLATSTVQLPITVNNPAIWSLEKTNLYRVTTRVLQAGKAQDEVSLNTGFRTIRFDAAQGFFLNGVHVKLQGVCIHQDHAGVGVAVPDSVWEFRLRRLKEMGVNAIRFSHNAPAAEVLDMVDRMGFVVMDENRNFNPSADYMKQLEWMVKRDRHHPGIVLWSVFNEEPVQATEVGYEMARRMSAAVKALDDTRPVTAAMNGGFLTELNVSHAVDVVGANYQVPDYDRYHKAYPNKPFTSSEDTSAFMTRGEYKTVKEKNLIASYDDDAAQWGNTHRDAWEAIDKRPFVAGGFVWTGFDYRGEPTPNEWPSVSSVFGIMDLNGFPKTAYYIHQVQWIKDKPLIHIAPHWNWKQGDKVRVMVMANVERIQLLLNGRALGEQKTDPYRMNNFDVAFEPGKLEAIGYRGGKEVVRTAVETTGAPVSLELVPDRAQLNGDGRDALPITVRALDAQGRAVPLADNEVTFAVTGGGRSIGHGNGDPNSHEDEKGATRRLFNGLAQLIVQTNYDAKDAVTISATAPGLQAARVTIPVKPVAAEPFVAPADAPLTFVRSWRIAPDGDARPDPNQKLASFDMNTWGWGSPPMRAAAGSKYHLYRASFTPRKNLSDGSGHIRFASIKGKAEIWLNGALVGKKDSYAAAPLDVVLPAGDGKREINVLIEAEAGQGGGIEGNVTIEPVQ; this is encoded by the coding sequence ATGCTGTTGTTGATGGCCTGCGTGAATGTCAACGCCGCCACACGCGAACGGCTGTCGCTGGATCGCGGCTGGCTGTTCCACCAGGGTGACATCGTTCAGCCGCCTATCGTTGGACACGAAGAATCCTACAGCAACGCCAAAGCCGGCAGCGCCGGCGGCGCGGCTGGCAATGAATACGACGACTCGGACTGGCGCCGCCTCGACCTGCCGCACGACTGGGCCGTCGAAGGTCCGTTCGATCCGAAGGCCAATGTGGCGCAGGGCTACCGTCCGCGCGGCATCGGCTGGTATCGCCGCTACCTGCAAGTCGATCCGGCGGATCGCGGCAAGCATTTTGAATTGCAGTTCGACGCCATCGCCACCCACGCCACGGTGTGGGTCAACGGTAATGTGGTCAGCCGCAACTGGTCCGGCTACAACGCCAGCTACATCGACATCACCCCGTTCCTGCGTTATGGCGATGCGATGAACACCATCGCCATCCGCGTCGATGCGGAAGCGATGGAGGGCTGGTGGTACGAAGGCGCCGGCATGTATCGCCACAGCTGGCTGGTGAAGCGCAATCCGGTGCATGTGGTGACTGACGGCGTGCACGCCACGCCGCGCCTGGTGAAGGACAAGCAGTGGAGCATTCCGGTTGAAGTCACGCTGAATAACAGCGGCAAGGCCGCCAGCGACGTGATCGTCGAAGTGACGCTGTACGACGCCGCAGGCAAGCAGGTGGCGCAGCGCACCGCCCCGGCGCGCGTGGGCGTGCTGGCCACCAGCACCGTGCAGCTGCCGATCACCGTCAACAATCCTGCCATCTGGTCGCTGGAGAAAACCAATCTGTATCGCGTGACCACGCGCGTTCTGCAAGCCGGCAAGGCGCAGGATGAAGTGTCGCTGAACACCGGCTTCCGCACCATCCGCTTCGATGCGGCGCAGGGCTTCTTCCTCAACGGCGTGCACGTCAAGCTGCAAGGCGTGTGCATTCACCAGGATCACGCCGGCGTCGGCGTGGCGGTGCCGGATTCTGTGTGGGAGTTTCGCCTGCGCCGTCTGAAGGAAATGGGCGTCAACGCCATCCGCTTCTCGCACAATGCGCCGGCGGCGGAAGTGCTGGACATGGTGGACCGCATGGGCTTCGTCGTCATGGACGAGAACCGCAACTTCAACCCGTCGGCGGACTACATGAAGCAGCTGGAGTGGATGGTCAAGCGTGACCGTCACCACCCTGGCATCGTCCTGTGGTCGGTGTTTAACGAGGAGCCGGTGCAGGCCACCGAAGTGGGTTACGAAATGGCGCGTCGCATGTCGGCCGCCGTCAAGGCACTGGACGATACGCGTCCGGTCACCGCTGCGATGAACGGCGGTTTCCTGACCGAGTTGAATGTGTCGCACGCGGTGGACGTGGTCGGCGCCAATTACCAGGTGCCGGATTACGACCGTTATCACAAGGCTTATCCGAACAAGCCGTTCACCAGCTCCGAAGACACGTCCGCCTTCATGACGCGTGGCGAGTACAAAACGGTCAAAGAGAAGAACCTGATCGCCAGCTACGACGACGATGCGGCGCAGTGGGGTAATACCCACCGCGATGCGTGGGAAGCCATCGACAAGCGTCCTTTCGTGGCGGGCGGCTTTGTGTGGACCGGCTTCGATTATCGCGGAGAGCCGACGCCGAATGAATGGCCTTCGGTGAGCTCCGTGTTCGGCATCATGGACTTGAACGGTTTCCCGAAAACCGCCTACTACATCCACCAGGTACAGTGGATCAAGGACAAGCCGCTGATCCACATCGCGCCGCACTGGAACTGGAAGCAGGGCGACAAGGTGCGCGTGATGGTGATGGCCAACGTCGAACGCATCCAGCTGCTGCTGAATGGCCGCGCCTTGGGTGAGCAGAAGACCGATCCTTATCGCATGAATAACTTCGACGTCGCCTTCGAGCCGGGCAAGCTGGAAGCCATCGGCTACCGTGGCGGCAAGGAAGTGGTGCGCACTGCCGTGGAGACCACCGGCGCGCCGGTGTCGCTGGAGCTGGTGCCGGACCGCGCGCAACTGAACGGCGATGGTCGCGATGCGCTGCCGATCACCGTGCGCGCGCTGGATGCACAGGGGCGCGCCGTGCCGCTGGCGGACAATGAGGTGACCTTCGCCGTCACCGGCGGCGGCCGCTCCATCGGCCATGGCAACGGCGATCCGAATTCGCACGAAGACGAGAAGGGCGCCACGCGCCGCCTGTTCAACGGCCTGGCGCAGCTGATCGTGCAGACCAACTACGATGCCAAGGATGCCGTCACGATCAGCGCCACGGCGCCCGGCCTGCAAGCGGCGCGCGTGACGATTCCGGTCAAGCCGGTGGCGGCCGAACCGTTCGTGGCGCCGGCCGATGCGCCGCTGACGTTTGTGCGCAGCTGGCGGATCGCGCCGGATGGCGACGCGCGCCCGGACCCGAACCAGAAGCTGGCCAGCTTCGACATGAATACCTGGGGCTGGGGATCGCCGCCGATGCGCGCCGCCGCAGGCAGCAAGTATCACCTGTACCGCGCCAGCTTCACGCCGCGCAAAAACCTGTCGGATGGCAGTGGCCACATTCGCTTTGCGTCGATCAAGGGCAAGGCCGAGATCTGGCTCAACGGCGCGCTGGTCGGCAAGAAAGACAGCTACGCCGCCGCGCCACTGGACGTGGTGCTGCCGGCCGGCGACGGCAAGCGCGAGATCAATGTGCTGATCGAAGCGGAAGCGGGGCAGGGCGGCGGCATCGAGGGCAATGTCACCATCGAGCCGGTGCAGTAG
- a CDS encoding EVE domain-containing protein, which yields MQYWLMKSEPDEVSIDDVMASKDQTTPWFGVRNYQARNFMRDQMQVGDGVLFYHSSCPEPGIAGLAEIVSAPYPDASQFDAKGKYYDPKATQEQPRWISIDVKGTRKTRLLSLAEMRTIPALEEMTVLQKGSRLSITPVTPAQWKAVVKLLK from the coding sequence ATGCAGTATTGGCTGATGAAATCCGAACCGGATGAAGTGAGTATCGACGACGTCATGGCTTCGAAGGACCAGACCACGCCGTGGTTCGGCGTGCGCAACTACCAGGCGCGCAATTTCATGCGCGACCAGATGCAGGTCGGCGACGGCGTGTTGTTCTACCACTCCAGTTGCCCGGAGCCCGGCATTGCGGGCCTGGCGGAGATAGTGAGCGCTCCTTATCCGGACGCTTCGCAGTTCGACGCCAAGGGCAAATACTACGATCCCAAGGCCACGCAGGAGCAGCCGCGCTGGATTTCGATCGATGTGAAGGGCACGCGGAAAACGCGCTTGCTGTCTCTCGCGGAGATGCGGACCATCCCGGCGCTGGAAGAGATGACGGTGCTGCAGAAGGGCAGCCGCTTGTCCATCACGCCGGTCACGCCGGCGCAATGGAAGGCAGTGGTCAAGCTTTTGAAATAA
- the lgt gene encoding prolipoprotein diacylglyceryl transferase: protein MLIHPMPDPVALQLGPVAIHWYGLMYVLAFALFIALGRVRIKQPHIAAQLWKKEDLDDMLFYGMMGVIIGGRLGEVLFYEPVKYFSDPIEIFKVWHGGMSFHGGFLGVVIAMSLWARKAGRNLLDVYDFIAPLVPLGYAAGRMGNFINAELPGRVVSDPSLPWAMLWPDIRYPLHPDPVFLQGLRHPSPIYQMLIDGLLVFVILWLYSRKERPRLAVGAMYTLLYGCARFFTEWFRTPDWETNVLGLPITSGQVLSLPMIVGAILMLVWAYKVRQQGRPPIISKA, encoded by the coding sequence ATGCTGATACACCCAATGCCCGATCCCGTCGCCCTGCAACTGGGGCCGGTAGCAATCCACTGGTATGGTTTGATGTACGTGCTGGCCTTTGCGCTGTTCATCGCGCTGGGACGGGTGCGCATCAAGCAGCCGCACATCGCCGCGCAGCTGTGGAAGAAAGAGGATCTGGACGACATGCTGTTTTACGGCATGATGGGCGTGATCATCGGCGGCCGCCTGGGCGAGGTGCTGTTCTACGAGCCGGTAAAATACTTCTCCGACCCGATCGAAATCTTCAAGGTCTGGCATGGCGGCATGTCATTCCACGGCGGCTTCCTCGGTGTGGTGATCGCCATGTCGCTGTGGGCGCGCAAGGCCGGCCGCAACCTGCTGGACGTGTACGATTTCATCGCGCCGCTGGTGCCGCTGGGTTACGCCGCCGGCCGTATGGGCAACTTCATCAACGCCGAACTGCCGGGCCGCGTGGTCAGCGATCCATCGCTGCCGTGGGCCATGCTGTGGCCGGACATCCGCTACCCGCTGCATCCGGACCCGGTGTTCCTGCAAGGACTGCGCCATCCGTCGCCCATCTACCAGATGCTGATCGACGGCCTGCTGGTGTTCGTGATTTTGTGGCTGTACTCGCGCAAGGAGCGCCCACGCCTGGCGGTCGGCGCCATGTACACGCTGCTGTATGGCTGCGCGCGCTTCTTCACCGAATGGTTCCGCACGCCGGACTGGGAAACCAACGTGCTTGGTTTGCCGATCACCTCAGGCCAGGTGCTGTCGCTGCCGATGATCGTCGGCGCCATCCTGATGCTGGTGTGGGCTTACAAGGTCCGCCAGCAGGGACGGCCGCCGATTATTTCAAAAGCTTGA
- a CDS encoding cell division protein ZapA, producing the protein MIQVDVTIMGLSYKLACKEEEEAALRKAASFLDKKMSTIRDAGKVKGNDRIAVMAALSVAAEFLTVKAPQGPLSDMSILEVQTKISAMHKVLDAALTPQETLF; encoded by the coding sequence ATGATCCAGGTGGATGTGACCATCATGGGCCTGAGCTACAAGCTGGCCTGCAAGGAAGAGGAAGAAGCGGCGCTGCGCAAGGCGGCGTCTTTCCTGGACAAGAAAATGTCGACGATCCGCGACGCCGGTAAAGTCAAGGGCAATGACCGCATCGCCGTGATGGCGGCATTGAGCGTGGCGGCGGAATTCCTGACGGTGAAAGCGCCGCAAGGTCCGTTGTCTGACATGTCGATTCTGGAAGTACAGACCAAGATCAGCGCCATGCACAAAGTGCTGGACGCCGCGCTGACGCCACAGGAAACCTTGTTTTAA
- the dgoD gene encoding galactonate dehydratase, which produces MKITKLTTYRVPPRWMLLKIETDEGVVGWGEPVIEGRARTVETAVQEMEPYLIGQDPARINDLWQTMYRAGFYRGGAILMSAIAGIDQALWDIKGKVLGKPVVELLGGLVRDRMKMYSWVGGDRPSDIIEQIRTLQKGGFNTFKMNGTEELGMLDTSAKVDEAVRRVAEIREAFGTTIEFGLDFHGRVAAPMAKTLLRELEQFRPLFVEEPVLAEQAEYYPRLAEMTSIPLAAGERMYSRFEFKNVFAAGGLSIVQPDLSHAGGITECLKIASMAEAYDITLAPHCPLGPVALAACLAVDFVSYNAVLQEQSMGIHYNKGGELLDYVINKEDFKIVDGYCNPLPKPGLGVEVDEERVIEAAKNAPDWRNPVWRHEDGSVAEW; this is translated from the coding sequence ATGAAAATCACTAAACTGACGACCTACCGTGTTCCACCGCGCTGGATGCTGCTGAAAATCGAAACCGATGAAGGCGTCGTCGGCTGGGGCGAACCGGTCATCGAAGGCCGCGCCCGCACCGTGGAGACTGCGGTTCAGGAGATGGAGCCGTATCTGATCGGCCAGGACCCGGCCCGCATCAACGACCTGTGGCAGACCATGTACCGCGCCGGCTTCTACCGTGGCGGCGCCATCCTGATGAGCGCGATCGCCGGTATCGACCAGGCGCTGTGGGACATCAAGGGCAAAGTACTGGGCAAGCCGGTGGTCGAACTGCTGGGCGGCCTGGTGCGCGACCGCATGAAAATGTACAGCTGGGTCGGCGGCGACCGTCCGTCGGACATCATCGAACAAATCCGCACGCTGCAAAAGGGCGGCTTCAACACCTTCAAGATGAACGGCACCGAAGAATTGGGCATGCTGGACACCTCGGCCAAGGTCGACGAAGCGGTGCGCCGCGTGGCCGAGATCCGCGAAGCCTTCGGCACCACCATCGAATTCGGCCTGGACTTCCACGGCCGCGTGGCCGCGCCGATGGCCAAGACCCTGCTGCGCGAGCTGGAACAATTCCGTCCGCTGTTCGTGGAAGAACCGGTACTGGCCGAGCAGGCCGAGTACTACCCGCGCCTGGCCGAGATGACCTCGATCCCGCTGGCCGCCGGTGAGCGCATGTACTCGCGCTTCGAATTCAAGAACGTGTTCGCGGCCGGTGGCCTGTCGATCGTGCAGCCGGACCTGTCGCACGCCGGCGGCATCACCGAGTGCCTGAAGATCGCCTCGATGGCCGAAGCCTACGACATCACGTTGGCGCCGCACTGCCCTCTGGGCCCGGTCGCGCTGGCGGCCTGCCTGGCGGTGGACTTCGTGTCGTACAACGCCGTGCTGCAAGAGCAGAGCATGGGCATCCACTACAACAAGGGCGGCGAGCTGCTGGACTACGTGATCAACAAGGAAGACTTCAAGATCGTCGACGGCTACTGCAACCCGCTGCCGAAACCAGGCCTGGGCGTGGAAGTGGACGAAGAGCGCGTCATCGAAGCCGCCAAGAACGCGCCGGACTGGCGTAACCCGGTATGGCGCCACGAAGACGGCAGCGTCGCCGAATGGTGA
- a CDS encoding LysR substrate-binding domain-containing protein codes for MTDSRSDRFVRSHLKTRHLVLLVELGRHGSIAHAAQAANLTQPGASKLLGELEHALGVQLFERLSRGVSPTWYGKVLIRRAGAALAEMDAAHQEVMELLSGLRGRVGLGTVLAPATGLVPKAINLLKARHSRVHVAVTMSTSKVLVERLRSGELDLVVGRILDTEAADELNFEPLTDEPHVLIARASHPLIDRADLKLEDLMEQCWILPPAGSILRDRLTALFLSHGLEQPAETVETLDMPVVASLLLNNDMIVALPVEAVQPYLDAGLLKALPFDLGVSMDSFGIVTRKRHQLSPGADAMLIALRDAAASIYPHYRAPAQA; via the coding sequence ATGACTGATTCCCGCTCGGACCGCTTTGTTCGTTCCCACCTGAAAACCCGCCACCTGGTCCTGCTCGTTGAGCTGGGCCGGCACGGCTCCATCGCTCACGCAGCGCAAGCCGCCAATCTGACGCAGCCTGGCGCGTCCAAGTTATTGGGCGAGCTGGAACACGCGCTTGGGGTGCAGCTGTTCGAGCGTCTGTCGCGCGGCGTGTCGCCAACGTGGTACGGCAAGGTGCTGATTCGCCGCGCCGGCGCGGCGCTGGCCGAGATGGATGCGGCGCATCAGGAAGTGATGGAACTGCTATCCGGCCTGCGCGGCCGCGTGGGCCTGGGCACGGTGCTGGCGCCGGCCACTGGCCTGGTGCCGAAGGCGATTAACCTGCTGAAGGCGCGACATTCGCGCGTGCATGTGGCGGTGACCATGTCGACCAGCAAAGTGCTGGTGGAACGCCTGCGCAGCGGCGAACTGGATCTGGTGGTGGGCCGCATCCTCGATACCGAGGCGGCCGACGAACTGAATTTCGAACCGCTGACCGACGAGCCGCATGTGCTGATCGCCCGCGCCAGTCATCCGCTGATCGACCGCGCAGACCTGAAGCTGGAAGACCTGATGGAGCAGTGCTGGATCCTGCCGCCGGCCGGCTCCATTCTGCGCGATCGCCTGACCGCGCTGTTTTTATCGCATGGCCTGGAGCAGCCGGCGGAAACCGTCGAAACGCTGGACATGCCGGTGGTTGCTAGTCTCCTGCTCAATAACGACATGATCGTGGCGCTGCCGGTGGAAGCAGTGCAGCCGTATCTGGACGCCGGTTTGTTGAAGGCGCTACCGTTCGATCTGGGTGTGAGCATGGATTCGTTCGGCATTGTGACGCGCAAGCGACACCAGCTCTCGCCTGGCGCCGATGCCATGCTGATCGCGCTGCGCGACGCCGCAGCCAGCATCTATCCTCACTATCGCGCGCCAGCGCAGGCATGA
- a CDS encoding TonB-dependent receptor, which translates to MKHKKMSWLIATLFTSPLLVQQAMAQDAAAAAGDIQQINVTGIRASVRNALAAKEASNSMVEVVSSEDIGKLPDTTIAESLARLPGLSSGLDRGNASQIVARGMGPRFIGATLNGRELASSEPDRAVRFEQFPSESISGATVYKTQNAELVEGGIATTIDLQTVSPLKYNGRQINLKADALYYPISKDIAGADKTAPRVGGIYVDQFLNKTLGAAIAFSYQDQPSVQKGVQQWGFDESTATNKTPWGFQDDIRRGDNKRSSVLGKVEWKPNNDVLITADTYFAKTKINEDQLQHWTEGLANYGNYTNVNLINGYVAGATADWTKVVNNHSRWLQDANVAATGLNGKFTAGDWKVETDLSTSHAMRSSQWVDVRQWSNDYIKTTFDFTGNEHQAYSFGMDTGNPANYSAATLYVDTDGHVKDLLNAVSVSASRPIDNSIISRIKVGVRATDREKSYRQTTWDMGSQAIPQSAFETVNVAGFPSYIALKDFDSTIASVYGANATNPTGRVQTQDDLLSGWKVKERSTSAFIQGDLDGEAFGKTYRGNVGVRVVHTKTDSYGMESIGGADATPVEGGTSYTEVLPSLNLIFNLDEAQEHQIRFSAARAMSRPPLDELRASRILSTVTTGRPQTGTAGNPDLLPMMANQLDLAYQWYFAKGGLVSVAGFYKQVQRYIAITQSEAITRSVNGEGGNVRGLELVYQQAFNFLPAPFDGLGIASNYAYTLSSIHEQVPVGNPYPIQGLMKNNGGITLWYEKAGYEARLSATHHSSFVRNPSWDAGQLLVNGAETYYTLNLAKQLTPNIQVRFGIDNLSNQKSVYTSANNPLQQQVTDYGRRYNLGLSFKL; encoded by the coding sequence ATGAAACACAAAAAAATGAGCTGGCTGATTGCCACGCTCTTCACTTCCCCGCTGCTGGTTCAACAGGCCATGGCACAAGACGCCGCCGCAGCAGCAGGCGACATTCAACAAATTAATGTGACCGGTATCCGCGCCTCGGTGCGCAATGCGCTGGCGGCCAAGGAAGCCTCCAACAGCATGGTGGAAGTCGTATCGTCGGAAGACATCGGCAAACTACCGGATACCACCATTGCAGAATCGCTGGCGCGTTTGCCAGGTTTGTCGTCCGGCCTGGATCGCGGCAACGCATCGCAGATCGTCGCGCGCGGTATGGGTCCACGCTTCATCGGCGCCACGCTGAACGGCCGTGAGCTGGCCTCGTCGGAACCAGATCGCGCAGTGCGTTTCGAGCAGTTCCCATCGGAGTCGATCAGCGGCGCGACTGTGTATAAAACGCAGAACGCGGAACTGGTGGAAGGCGGCATCGCTACCACCATCGACCTGCAAACCGTATCGCCACTGAAGTACAACGGCCGTCAGATCAACCTGAAAGCCGATGCACTGTACTACCCGATCTCGAAAGACATCGCCGGCGCCGACAAGACCGCGCCACGCGTGGGCGGCATTTACGTCGACCAGTTCCTGAACAAGACGCTGGGTGCGGCCATCGCTTTCAGCTACCAGGACCAGCCATCGGTGCAGAAGGGCGTGCAGCAGTGGGGCTTCGATGAAAGCACCGCCACCAACAAGACGCCTTGGGGCTTCCAGGATGACATCCGCCGCGGCGACAACAAGCGTAGCAGCGTGCTGGGCAAAGTCGAATGGAAACCGAACAACGATGTCCTGATCACCGCCGACACGTACTTCGCCAAGACCAAGATCAACGAAGACCAGTTGCAGCATTGGACCGAAGGTCTGGCCAACTACGGCAACTACACCAACGTTAACCTGATCAACGGTTACGTGGCCGGCGCTACCGCCGACTGGACCAAGGTTGTGAACAACCACTCGCGCTGGCTGCAGGACGCCAATGTGGCCGCCACTGGCCTGAACGGCAAGTTCACCGCCGGCGACTGGAAAGTCGAAACCGACCTGTCGACCTCCCACGCCATGCGCAGCAGCCAGTGGGTGGATGTGCGCCAGTGGAGCAACGACTACATCAAGACCACCTTCGACTTTACCGGTAACGAACACCAGGCCTACAGCTTCGGCATGGACACCGGCAATCCGGCCAACTACAGCGCCGCAACGCTGTACGTCGACACCGACGGCCACGTGAAGGATCTGCTGAATGCCGTGTCGGTCAGCGCTTCGCGTCCGATCGATAACAGCATCATCAGCCGTATCAAGGTTGGTGTGCGCGCCACCGATCGCGAGAAGAGCTATCGCCAGACCACCTGGGATATGGGTTCCCAAGCGATTCCGCAATCGGCATTTGAAACCGTGAATGTCGCTGGCTTCCCGTCGTACATCGCGCTCAAGGACTTCGACAGCACCATCGCCTCGGTCTACGGCGCCAACGCCACCAACCCGACCGGCCGCGTGCAGACCCAGGACGATCTGCTGTCCGGCTGGAAGGTCAAGGAGCGCAGCACCTCGGCCTTCATCCAGGGTGACCTGGACGGCGAAGCCTTCGGCAAAACCTACCGCGGCAACGTCGGTGTGCGCGTTGTGCACACCAAGACCGACAGCTACGGCATGGAGTCGATCGGCGGCGCGGATGCCACGCCAGTGGAAGGCGGCACCTCGTACACCGAAGTCCTGCCTAGCCTGAACCTGATCTTCAATCTGGACGAAGCGCAGGAACATCAGATCCGCTTCAGCGCGGCGCGCGCCATGTCGCGTCCACCGCTGGACGAGCTGCGTGCTTCGCGCATCCTGAGCACCGTCACCACCGGCCGTCCGCAAACCGGTACCGCCGGCAATCCTGATCTGCTGCCGATGATGGCCAATCAGCTGGACCTGGCGTACCAGTGGTACTTCGCCAAGGGCGGCCTGGTATCGGTGGCCGGCTTCTACAAGCAGGTGCAGCGTTACATCGCCATCACGCAGAGCGAGGCAATTACCCGCTCGGTCAATGGCGAAGGCGGCAATGTGCGCGGCCTGGAACTGGTGTATCAGCAGGCATTCAACTTCCTGCCGGCGCCATTCGACGGCCTGGGTATCGCCAGCAACTACGCTTACACGCTGAGCTCCATCCATGAACAGGTACCGGTCGGTAATCCGTACCCGATCCAGGGTCTGATGAAGAACAACGGCGGCATCACGCTGTGGTACGAGAAAGCAGGCTACGAAGCACGCCTGTCAGCTACCCATCACAGCTCGTTCGTGCGTAACCCAAGCTGGGATGCCGGCCAGCTGCTGGTGAACGGCGCGGAGACCTACTACACGCTGAACCTGGCCAAGCAACTGACGCCTAACATTCAGGTCCGCTTCGGCATCGATAACCTGAGCAATCAGAAATCGGTCTACACCAGCGCCAACAACCCGCTGCAACAGCAGGTGACCGATTACGGCCGCCGCTACAATCTGGGCCTGTCGTTCAAGCTGTAA